A single genomic interval of Pyruvatibacter sp. HU-CL02332 harbors:
- a CDS encoding 2'-deoxycytidine 5'-triphosphate deaminase, whose protein sequence is MTAAAQNAPNTGILDDQRDGILPAAEIAALWQAGVIRANQPPADKQIQPASLDLRLGEKAYRVRASFLPGHGEPVSHKLKSLKLHEIDLREGAVLETGCVYLVPLLESLALPDTLTAAANPKSSTGRLDVFTRVIVDGGVEFDQIPAGYEGPLYAEISPRTFSILVRTGSRLSQLRLRRGDAAVAPEDMRQLQAEAGLITGTSDAGVAPTNDARGITLSVDLRGDDETGLIGYRAKRHSGLVDVDRVGAYDVLDYWDPVHVRGDARIILDPDEFYILASREAVQIPADYAAEMVPYDPLVGEFRVHYAGFFDPGFGAAEAHGAGARAVLEVRSHEVPFILEHGQTIGRLVYEHMASRPDALYGQDLGSNYQRQGLKLSKHFKAGGSPA, encoded by the coding sequence ATGACTGCTGCTGCCCAAAATGCGCCAAATACCGGCATCCTTGACGACCAGCGAGACGGTATTCTGCCCGCCGCAGAAATCGCCGCCCTGTGGCAGGCGGGTGTGATCCGCGCCAATCAGCCCCCCGCAGACAAGCAGATTCAGCCCGCCAGCCTTGATCTGCGGCTGGGCGAAAAGGCCTATCGCGTCCGCGCCAGCTTCCTGCCGGGCCACGGCGAACCAGTGTCCCACAAGCTTAAGAGCCTCAAGCTGCACGAAATTGATCTGCGTGAAGGCGCCGTCCTGGAGACCGGCTGCGTTTATCTCGTGCCCCTGCTGGAGAGCCTCGCCCTGCCGGACACGCTCACCGCAGCAGCAAACCCGAAAAGCTCAACGGGCCGCCTTGATGTCTTCACCCGTGTCATCGTCGACGGCGGCGTCGAGTTTGATCAGATACCGGCAGGCTACGAGGGGCCGCTCTACGCAGAAATCAGTCCACGGACGTTCTCCATTCTTGTACGCACCGGTTCCCGCCTGTCGCAGCTGCGGCTGCGTCGCGGTGACGCCGCCGTGGCACCGGAAGACATGCGGCAGCTACAGGCGGAAGCAGGTCTCATCACAGGGACATCCGACGCAGGTGTCGCGCCGACAAATGATGCCCGCGGCATTACCTTGAGCGTCGATCTGCGCGGCGATGATGAGACCGGCCTCATCGGCTACCGCGCCAAACGTCATTCAGGCCTTGTCGATGTGGACAGGGTCGGGGCCTATGACGTGCTCGACTACTGGGATCCCGTCCATGTACGCGGTGACGCCCGCATTATTCTGGACCCGGATGAGTTTTACATTCTCGCCAGTCGTGAAGCAGTTCAGATACCAGCAGACTACGCCGCCGAAATGGTGCCCTATGACCCGCTGGTAGGTGAGTTCCGGGTTCACTATGCGGGTTTCTTTGATCCGGGCTTTGGCGCGGCGGAGGCCCATGGCGCCGGTGCCCGTGCCGTGCTGGAAGTGCGCAGCCACGAAGTGCCGTTCATTCTGGAACACGGCCAGACCATTGGCCGTCTTGTCTACGAGCACATGGCAAGCCGGCCGGACGCGCTTTACGGACAGGATCTGGGCTCCAACTATCAGCGTCAGGGTCTGAAGCTTTCCAAACACTTCAAGGCTGGTGGGTCACCGGCGTGA
- a CDS encoding LrgB family protein produces the protein MSALIWLAITIVAYLGALAFARRVNGHPLANPVLVASVPVILAMLATDTPHAVYQEGGAWLLALLGPATVALAIPLFRNWPKVRAAAGPLFLAIGAGSVTAVSTALVTAWALGAETQTLLSLAPKSVTTPIAMGIAQTTHGLPLLAAAIVIVTGVIGAIIGPWLLNRLGIKDAQAHGVALGTAAHGIGTARAFQESEETGTFSGVAMGVNGIATALLLPWLLIWLFA, from the coding sequence GTGAGCGCACTCATCTGGCTTGCCATCACCATCGTCGCTTACTTGGGGGCCTTGGCATTTGCCCGCCGCGTGAATGGCCACCCACTTGCCAATCCTGTTCTGGTCGCCTCCGTTCCCGTCATCCTGGCGATGCTGGCAACAGACACACCGCACGCGGTCTATCAGGAAGGTGGCGCTTGGCTTTTGGCGCTTCTGGGACCGGCAACGGTCGCACTGGCGATACCGCTGTTTCGAAACTGGCCCAAAGTGCGTGCCGCTGCAGGCCCTTTGTTTCTGGCAATCGGCGCCGGGTCGGTCACGGCTGTATCCACAGCTCTTGTCACCGCATGGGCGCTGGGCGCGGAAACCCAGACCCTGCTTTCTTTGGCGCCCAAGTCCGTCACGACACCCATCGCCATGGGTATCGCCCAGACCACACATGGTCTGCCCTTGCTGGCGGCTGCCATTGTTATTGTCACAGGTGTTATTGGAGCGATCATCGGCCCGTGGCTGCTCAACCGTCTGGGCATCAAGGACGCGCAAGCCCATGGCGTGGCGCTGGGCACGGCAGCGCATGGTATCGGCACGGCACGCGCGTTTCAGGAGAGCGAGGAGACCGGAACGTTCTCCGGCGTGGCTATGGGCGTGAATGGCATTGCCACAGCGCTGCTTTTGCCATGGCTGCTCATCTGGCTTTTTGCCTGA
- a CDS encoding NAD(P)H-dependent oxidoreductase yields the protein MTQKTLSDLLNWRYATKKMDPAKAVPQEKVDAILEAVRMAPTSSGTQPFEVIVVKNPDVLADIRKAASDQSPITDGSHLLVFAAWDNYTNERIDDVTKLNVEARGEIPLIHDYYGNLKANYVPRDAEVNYAHAARQAYIALGFALIAAADQEVDSTPMEGFDPDTVDKILGLRERGLRSVVLLPLGYRDPTGDWLLQMPKVRKAHETLITHVD from the coding sequence ATGACCCAGAAGACTCTCAGCGACCTTTTGAACTGGCGGTACGCCACAAAGAAAATGGACCCGGCCAAGGCCGTGCCGCAGGAAAAAGTTGATGCCATTCTGGAAGCGGTCCGCATGGCACCGACGTCGAGCGGCACTCAGCCGTTCGAGGTGATTGTCGTCAAAAATCCGGATGTTCTGGCAGACATCCGCAAGGCCGCCAGCGACCAGTCACCTATTACCGATGGGTCACATCTTTTGGTGTTTGCTGCGTGGGACAATTACACGAACGAGCGCATCGATGACGTCACGAAACTGAATGTGGAAGCGCGTGGCGAAATACCGTTGATTCACGACTACTACGGCAACCTGAAAGCCAACTATGTGCCGCGCGACGCGGAGGTCAACTACGCCCATGCGGCGCGCCAGGCCTATATCGCACTGGGTTTCGCGCTGATTGCTGCCGCGGATCAGGAAGTCGACAGCACGCCGATGGAAGGTTTTGACCCAGATACGGTCGACAAGATTTTGGGTCTGAGAGAGCGGGGCTTGCGCTCAGTTGTTCTTTTGCCGCTGGGGTATCGTGATCCAACAGGTGACTGGCTTTTGCAGATGCCGAAAGTCCGCAAGGCGCACGAAACTCTGATTACGCACGTCGACTAA
- the apaG gene encoding Co2+/Mg2+ efflux protein ApaG: MIEDDFFYDALTRNIRVRVRPVYLDDQSEPSEDHYVWAYEVEIENEGGESVQLQDRYWRITDALGRVQEVRGDGVVGEQPVIEPGECFEYTSGAPLPTPSGIMSGTYGMLSGGGERFDVTIPAFSLDSPHDFKSVN; encoded by the coding sequence ATGATTGAAGACGATTTCTTCTATGATGCGCTGACCCGCAACATCCGCGTGCGGGTGCGTCCGGTCTATCTTGATGATCAGTCTGAACCATCCGAGGACCACTATGTGTGGGCCTATGAGGTGGAGATTGAAAATGAGGGTGGCGAAAGCGTTCAGCTGCAGGACCGCTACTGGCGCATCACCGATGCGCTTGGTCGCGTGCAGGAAGTACGCGGGGATGGCGTTGTCGGCGAACAACCGGTGATCGAACCCGGTGAGTGTTTCGAGTACACCTCCGGTGCACCGCTCCCAACGCCGTCAGGCATCATGAGCGGCACATACGGCATGTTGTCAGGTGGCGGAGAACGCTTCGACGTCACCATTCCGGCGTTCTCACTTGATAGCCCGCACGACTTCAAGAGCGTCAACTAG
- a CDS encoding O-succinylhomoserine sulfhydrylase: MGEPTNDSKNSTVSDRKLRPQTEMVHGGTQRSPFGETSEAMYLTSGYVYDSAEQAEARFKGENDGFIYSRFSNPTVQMFEERMIALEGAEAARATATGMAAVTASMLCQLSAGDHVVAARALFGSCRYIVEELLPRFGVESTLVDGCDLNQWREARRPNTKVFFLETPTNPTLDIIDLKAVADIAHDAGARLVVDNVFATPVLQKPMEFGADVVVYSATKHIDGQGRCLGGVVLGSDEFVTDHLANFLRQTGPALSPFNAWVMLKSLETLDLRVQRHCENAIAVADFLGAQEKIARVIYPGRSDHPQHNLAAAQMKLPGNMIAFEVKGGKEAAFRLANQLGVIKISNNLGDAKSLITHPATTTHQRLTPEARAELGISDAMLRLSVGLEDAADLTDDIGFGLDAA, translated from the coding sequence ATGGGCGAGCCAACAAACGATAGCAAGAACAGCACAGTGTCAGACCGCAAGCTGCGTCCACAGACCGAAATGGTGCATGGCGGGACCCAGCGGTCCCCCTTCGGCGAAACCTCCGAAGCAATGTACCTTACCTCCGGCTATGTCTATGACAGTGCCGAGCAGGCGGAAGCCCGCTTCAAGGGCGAGAATGACGGCTTTATCTATTCCCGCTTCTCCAATCCAACGGTCCAGATGTTTGAAGAGCGCATGATTGCGCTTGAAGGTGCTGAGGCTGCCCGCGCAACCGCAACAGGCATGGCAGCTGTGACCGCCTCCATGCTGTGTCAGCTTAGCGCCGGCGACCATGTGGTTGCTGCCCGGGCGCTGTTTGGCTCATGCCGCTACATTGTTGAAGAACTGCTGCCGCGCTTTGGCGTGGAAAGCACTTTGGTGGATGGCTGCGATCTTAACCAATGGCGTGAGGCGCGCCGGCCGAACACAAAAGTGTTCTTTCTCGAAACACCCACCAATCCCACTTTGGACATTATCGACCTGAAAGCGGTTGCTGACATTGCCCATGATGCGGGCGCGCGGCTGGTGGTGGACAATGTTTTTGCCACGCCGGTTTTGCAAAAACCCATGGAATTTGGCGCAGATGTAGTGGTTTATTCCGCCACGAAGCACATTGACGGTCAGGGCCGCTGCCTTGGCGGGGTGGTTCTGGGATCTGACGAATTCGTCACTGACCATCTGGCAAACTTCTTGCGGCAGACGGGGCCGGCGCTGAGCCCTTTCAACGCCTGGGTTATGCTTAAGAGCCTGGAGACACTGGATTTGCGGGTCCAACGCCACTGTGAAAATGCGATAGCCGTTGCCGATTTTCTCGGTGCGCAGGAGAAGATTGCCCGGGTGATCTATCCTGGACGTTCTGACCATCCGCAGCACAATCTGGCGGCCGCACAGATGAAATTGCCCGGCAACATGATTGCTTTTGAGGTTAAGGGCGGTAAGGAAGCAGCCTTCCGGCTGGCAAACCAGCTGGGCGTGATCAAGATCAGTAACAATCTTGGGGACGCCAAAAGCCTCATCACGCACCCGGCGACAACGACACATCAGCGGCTGACACCTGAAGCCCGCGCAGAACTTGGCATCTCAGATGCAATGCTGAGACTATCTGTGGGCCTCGAAGACGCTGCGGACCTGACAGATGATATTGGTTTCGGGCTGGATGCAGCCTGA
- a CDS encoding helix-turn-helix domain-containing protein yields the protein MAVSGSATQQCPNCKRINEVLTRVGDRWSVLVIISLAQYGTLRFNELKRNLGISQRMLSRTLRELERDGLVNRTYHPTIPPKVEYNLTAMGESFREPVNALGQWALENLVTIDAARETYDAAAERKQTVTS from the coding sequence ATGGCTGTCTCAGGGTCTGCAACGCAACAATGCCCCAACTGCAAACGCATCAATGAGGTCCTGACGCGCGTTGGAGATCGTTGGAGCGTTCTGGTCATCATCTCACTGGCTCAGTACGGAACGCTGCGCTTCAATGAGCTGAAACGGAATCTGGGCATCTCCCAGCGGATGTTGAGCCGCACGTTGCGCGAGTTGGAGCGCGACGGGCTTGTCAATCGGACCTACCACCCAACGATCCCACCCAAGGTGGAATATAATCTGACCGCAATGGGCGAGTCCTTTCGCGAGCCTGTAAACGCATTGGGCCAATGGGCGCTCGAAAACCTGGTTACGATTGATGCCGCCCGAGAGACCTATGATGCTGCAGCAGAACGCAAACAGACCGTCACGTCATAA
- a CDS encoding CidA/LrgA family protein, whose translation MRLAVALLGGAVALVTAQLVGTAFMQGMGIPVPGAVAGLILMLVALALGGGVPDGLGRLSDLLLRHLNLFFVPAGVGLMAHLGLLARDGGPLMIAIVVSTLAGLVVAGVVFVWAKKRTGGAL comes from the coding sequence ATGCGGCTTGCTGTGGCATTGCTCGGCGGTGCTGTCGCGCTCGTGACGGCGCAGCTTGTCGGCACGGCCTTCATGCAGGGTATGGGCATCCCGGTGCCCGGCGCGGTTGCGGGCCTCATTTTGATGCTTGTGGCTCTGGCCCTCGGGGGCGGTGTGCCGGACGGTCTGGGCAGATTGTCTGATTTGCTTCTGCGCCATCTCAATCTCTTCTTCGTACCCGCTGGCGTGGGTCTCATGGCGCATCTGGGATTGCTCGCCCGCGATGGCGGACCTTTGATGATCGCCATTGTCGTCAGCACCCTTGCCGGCCTTGTGGTGGCTGGCGTCGTGTTCGTCTGGGCCAAAAAACGAACAGGCGGTGCATTGTGA